The Natrinema versiforme genome segment GTGCAGGTATCTACGCCGCGTGGCAGTCTGTGGCGTCCGGCGCAAGCGAGTTAACGATGCTCGTCGGCGGCGAGAAGATGACACATCGCTCGACAGCCGAGGCGACGGACATCATCGCTTCCCTGACGCACCCTGTTGAGTATAAGCACGGCGTCACTCTCCCGAGTTTCGCCGGGCTCGTCTCCCGCCTTTACCTTGAATCGTACGATGCGCCTCGAAAGGCACTTGGCGCCGTCGCTGCCAAAAACCATGCGAACGGCATAGATAATCCCCACGCCCAATTCCAAAAAGAGGTTGACCAGGAGACGATCCTCGAATCCCCAATCATTGCCGACCCGCTACGCCTCTACGACTTCTGTCCAATCACGGACGGGAGTGCGGCCCTCCTCTTCTGTCCTGAAGAGAAGGCTGCCGAGTATACCGATGACTACACAGTGATTTCGGGTATCGGCGGTGCGACGGACACTCATGTCGTCCACGAACGCGTTGACCCCACCGTCATGAGCGGCGTTGTCGACTCTTCCCGCCAGGCCTACGAAATGGCCGATATCGACCCCGAAGACGTGGATATCGCCGAACTCCATGATATGTTTACAATCCTCGAAGTCCTTCAGTTGGAGGATCTTGGGTTCTTCGAGAAGGGTGAGGGGTGGCGTGCAGCCGTTGAGGGCACGACTGCACGAGATGGTGACCTCCCCGTAAACACCTCAGGGGGCCTTAAATCGAAGGGGCACCCGCTGGGCGCGAGCGGTGTCGCGCAGGTATACGAACTCCACCAGCAACTCACCCAAAGTGCAGACTCGCGACAAGTCGAGGCTGATACTGGTCTTGCATGTAATGTCGGAGGATTTGATAACTGCGTCACAACCACAATTTTGGAGGCCACGTCATGAACTTCGAAGCACACTCTTGTCCCAATGGACACGTCACGTATCCCAGACACACTGTCTGTCCAAAGTGCGGCGAAGAACAGACTGAGATCGTTGATCTGACCGACGAGGTTGGCACTGTTGTCACATGGACGACGAGCACGGCGACACCGCCTGGCGTCCGCGAACCTAATCACCTCGCCATTGTTGAATTCAACCTCGGCGAGACAAACGTGCGCGCACTTGGTCAGACTACTGACCCCGTCGAGACCGGGGATCAGGTAACACCTGTTTTCTGCAAAGAGCTACGCGACCCAGGCGCCGGTATCCGCGAGAAGGAGAGCCAGGACTGGGACGGCTACCGATTCAGTCCAGTCTAGAAGCAGACTAGGAGATCCTGATTTGATCATCACCTTGAACCAGTTCAGACTATTGGTACATTTTAGATGAACTTTACCACTAATCTGATAACTCCAACTGTAAGGCATTGTCGAGTTAGTGCGGTTTGGGAAGCGAGTAGGTCGTAGAATTGGTTTGGCATGCAGTTCGTAGATTTGCTCAACGAGTACTACGTGGCAGATGTTGAACGGTCTCATCAAGGAATCTGAAACAACTTTATAGGACAATAGTATCTTAGACCAGCCGATGGCAACGCCGTTACAGGCTGCTATTGAGAAAATACTGTCAAAACCAAGGTCGAGTGGTATTGGGTATATACTACAATGGCTCTGTTGAAATCCTTAGTGAGTTACAGATTCAGCCGGTAGTTTGAGTAGATGGAGACCCCTCCCAAAGTCTCGGTTGCTCCGATTTGTTGAGGAAGCATTTCAGTTAGCGCAACGTGCCGTGGCTCGATACTCCTCGAAGTTCTCGAAAAAACGCTATACGCTCCATCAGCACATCGTTCTCCTCTGTCTTAAAGTTCGGAAGGACACAACGTATCGAACACTCCTTGACGAACTCATCGAGATGCCCCGTATTCGGAGTGCCATCAATCTCACAGAACTGCCTGCCCCGTCAACGCTGTGCAAAGCGTTCGATAGGCTCGATATGGCTGTCTGGCGGGTGCTGCTCAATCTCTCTGTTTCACTGCTCCCGACAAATGGTGTTGCGGGGATCGACGCGTCGGAATTCGACCGAACTCATGCCTCAAAACATTATACGAAACGGGCAAAGCTGACGATTCAGCAGCTGAAAGTCACGCTCTTAGTCGATACGAGAACGAATGCTATAGTCGATCTCCACATTACAACGACCCGTAAGCACGATACACAGATCGCACCGTCACTTATCAACCGCAACACAGCTAAAATTGATGTTCTTCTTGGCGATAAGGGATATGACGATCAGCAGATTCGGGCGATGGCCCGCCAGAACGGGATTCGTCCGCTAATCAAACATCGTGAGTTCTCGTCACTGCAGAAAGCGTGGAACGCTCGGCTGGATACTGAACTTTACGGCCAGCGGAGCCAGAGCGAAACGGTGAATTCTCGGCTCAAGCGAAAATACGATTCGTTCGTCCGGTCACGATGCTGGTGGAAACAGTTTCGTGAACAGATCCTCGCGTGTATCGTCCACAACCTCGACCGTGCGCTCTAACGATCAGTACAGAAGAGGCATCTATCTTTCAGGAGAGAAAGCAACCCGATCAACTGCCTACTAGCAGTTCCAGATCCTTTTCATCTTCCCGAAGTTGTAAATAGTCCTATTAGACATATCGAATAATGGCCTCCAGACGAACGGTAATCGGAGCCTCCGGGAGTATGCTGTTTGGTAGCGTGCTATCTGGCTGTCTTTCGGATTCGGACACCCTCTTAGCCGAACTCCTGCAAGTCAAGGGAATCTCTGTCAGATGGAAACACGAGAACCGCACCTATTCGGATCAAATACTCCAACTTCACTCCGACGACGAAGGCGAGGTAACCGGACAAGTGGCAACGGAATACGATCAGATGGTCTCTTCCCCTACAGATGTTACCGTTTCTAAGGAGATGCAAGAAATGTTGGAAAGCGAGTTTAACGACGTTCGTTATGTAATTGGCGTGTGTGGCGACGATATCGGCGACGGCGAATACGGTTGCCGAAACGCACCAACACCCAGAGAAGATTTCAACAGTGTTCAGTTCGGTGACCGGGCAGACGTCAAGATAGACAATAATCTGATTGACGTTAAAGACGTTGAGAGCGGCGACGTCGAAGACTGGAACACAGATATTAGCGAATTTGAGTGGAGCGAGCGCAACGCAGAGCACGGGCAATAAGTACCGACCAGGGATTCGGTATCTATCGTTATCTCTAGCAGACATTCAATAAGCACGTGTAGTGTACAATGGATTCACATGAACAAGTCTCTAGAGAAGAGGATTTCAACAGAGCCCTTCGTATGTCCCCGGAGGAGCGACATCAGTGAGCGTCGAACGATAACCCTCTGTTGGTGGTGTCCGCGTTCGCGTCTCGTAAACCGTCTCTGACTCCGAAAACAGTCCGCCTTCTCTCTGAATAGTTATCTCCTTCCATACTTCTTGGGGTCGTGTTTAGTTTGTAGCATTCTGCCAGACAGCGAAGGCTTGGAGCCACGATTCTGCGGTTGATGGTTTAGCATGACTGAAACAGTTTGAGAATGAAGAGGTGCGTCGTTTTATCTCTCGAAAGATACGTTCGACAGCGTTCCGATTTCCCTGTTTTTCGTATCGAAATCGGAGTCTGTGTCGGCGGAGTGCTGTCTGGAGATGCTGTGCGCCATCGACGAGAAACACAGCGTTTTCGACATCGTGTTTCTCGATTAGTTCTCGCAGAAAGCGTTCAGTCAATGCGGTCGTAGTCGTTGAAAATAGCCGTATATGAAGAATTCTGTTCGTTTCAGGATCGACTGCAGCATACAGCCAATACTGGTGATCATCGATTCGAATCACGGTTTCGTCGAGCGCAACGTGATTCGGATTCGCATCAGTTGTTGGCTGTAGATCGGCTTTCTGCACCCAATCGTGAACAGCCTTTCGCGAACGCTCGACACCGGACTTCTCGAGTTCCCGAACGGTATTCGAAAGCGATAATCCAGCAAGGTGGAGTCGAATACCAAGCTCCATCAGCCGGCGCGGTGTCCGTTCTCTCTCCACAAAACTCAAATCAATCCAGTCGCTACAACCATTGAGGCGGTCGATTTTTGCCATAGACCAGCATAAAATCGTGCCGCCTCACTTTTCACGCTTAACTAAACACAGCCCATGCAGAGATCCCAAAGTTCTATATAGTCACACTATCTCACATTTATGCGCTATGAAGACCGTTATAGATACAGCCATCCTATTCCGCTTAGTTCGTCTGAAGATCACATAGTCGGCTACCATCTTTGGGAGGCATATCTACGTCGGAACTATGGGTGGAAAAGAGATTACTATTGTCCCAAATTGATCTTATCTGATCAAAGATTGGTACATTTTAAAAAAGGCGTCTTCAATGATGTACACCAGTCCTATAATCTTGATAAGATATCATCTGTGACCTATGAGGAGAATTTTAGAAGTTCTAAAATAGAAATTGAGGAAGATCAAATCAATAATCAGTTCAAGATGTATAATGGTCATGCAAATGAATTAGTTCGACTTATGTCTGAATGACATTATTCGTATACTTATTTCTATACGAACCTTGAACCGAGCGAGGTACCGCCAATAGTTACTGGCGAGTTCCTCTGGCACCACTAGGGCATCGGGGCTGGGTCCATAGGATCAAAAGGTTTCTCCTCTCCGAAACAGTACAGTGGCTAAGATAAACAGACCCAAGAGAAGTCGAAACCCCGCGACTGCGATATTTGCCATACAGGAACCATCACTATTACTCACTTAATTCTGATTCTAAGCCGGATTTGAGAAGTACTCTACAAACCACTCCCCAACGCTGTATAATCGATCAAGCAGCAGCAGATATTGACTACTCGAGTTCGCCGAAGCCTTCCTCTCGCATCAACTCCGCGACGCCCTCCGGATTTTCAAACGCATACAAGAGTGCGAATTCGCGTGCGTCTGATTTTGGAATGTTACCGTTTGTCTCGAGTTCGTCGGCGAGTTCACTTCGGAAGTCCGACTCCTGGTCGGTGACGACTTCCCGAAGATGAGCCTCAATTCGTTCGTCTCGCTCGTCGAGGACCTTGCTTCGACGGACGAAATACGGATACTTGTGCTTGTCCTGCTCTGACTCGTTGGTCGACGTCGACGATGTGCCAGGCTGATCGGGCTTCGACTCCGATCGAATTGACGACGATCCCGATCGGCCACGATCCGGTTGACTATCGTCGATCGGTCCACCTGGCGGTTTGGATTCGGTTGACTCCTCCTCCTCACTGCTATCACTGTCGCCGAAATCGAGATTCCCAGAGCCGTCTTTCATTGGGACGCCACCTCGGTTTCAGTGGCATCTCGGAAATCAAAGCGTTCCTCTCCGCGGCCCTGAATATCGAGGACGAGTTCGGGATTAATTTGAGCGTCGAACGTATCCGTCGCGACGAACACGCCGAGCTCGTGTATGTCTCGGATCGTCTCGAGTTCACGGTCACGGACGCTTCGTTCACCGGGACTGCTGACCATTTCGCCGTCTTCTTCGAAGGTTTTCCAGCGCTCCTCGAGGACCTTGTACGCCGAACCCCGCGCTTCCCACATCGTATCCATCAAACTCTCCCGATCGGGGATTGCAATCGGCGTCGCGAACTCGTCGGTGTTCTTGAACTGCTTGGAATACTGCTGGTGAGCGTTTGTCTGGCCGACACCGGAGGGAACGACACAGGAGAGGCCGACCTCGATGTCCAGTTTGCGCTCCATGTTACCGACGAGTTCGTCGAGGCCGTCGAGACTCAGATTTCCTTTGCCGGCTGGTTTGACCGGAGCAACCAGCGTCCGCATGGCATAGATCGAGTTGTACAGCAGGTCCTCCGCTCGAGCGTTCGGGTCGATGAGGACGGCATCGTAATCCTCATGCAGTTCCTGTTCGTTCCAGAGGAGATCATAGAGGAGTTCAAACCGCGGGAACTCCTCTTTGCTCATGTTCTTCATGCCCGTTTCGTAGGCGATCTTCTGCTCGAGATTCGATGTGAAGTCACCGAGCATGTCGTGGCTTGGGATCACGTCGACGCCTTCGTCCGACGTTTCGATGAGGTCCTCAAAATCACCGTCCGGCATCTCGAGGATGTGCTTGACGAGGTTATCAGCCTCCGGATCACTGCGGTGTTCCCCGACATTGAACAGACTCGTCAGGTTGCCCTCCTGTGGGTCGAGATCGATCACGCAGACGTCCAGCCCCATCCGGACGAGACTGACTGCGAGATTCGCAGTTGTGGTGGTTTTGAAGGTGCCGCCCGATTCGGAGTACACGACTACAGTTATCATATACAGACCGTACAGTCATCTATTACATAAATCTGTTCCAGAGATACGTTACAGATGTCTGAAGTAGTATTCTGTAACAGATATCTGTAACAGGTTTCTGTACATGCTGCACTGCTGCGTTTTTGTCCCAATAACCAGTCTGTGAAAAGTATCTGTGACACATGTCTGTAACAGATATCTGTAACACACATCTGTAACAGTTATCTATGACAGTATTCTGTTATAGATCACTGTTCCAGAGACGACACCAAGTCGACAAAACTGTCTTTCAGGAACGGCCATCGCCTGCTACGGTCGCGATCGGGTA includes the following:
- a CDS encoding thiolase family protein is translated as MGRVAIISASMTQFGQRDDWICELLTEAGESCLTNVDVDASELDHLYVSNMASGEFEGQTGVPNALAHDIGALGAYTQRIDQTSSSGGAGIYAAWQSVASGASELTMLVGGEKMTHRSTAEATDIIASLTHPVEYKHGVTLPSFAGLVSRLYLESYDAPRKALGAVAAKNHANGIDNPHAQFQKEVDQETILESPIIADPLRLYDFCPITDGSAALLFCPEEKAAEYTDDYTVISGIGGATDTHVVHERVDPTVMSGVVDSSRQAYEMADIDPEDVDIAELHDMFTILEVLQLEDLGFFEKGEGWRAAVEGTTARDGDLPVNTSGGLKSKGHPLGASGVAQVYELHQQLTQSADSRQVEADTGLACNVGGFDNCVTTTILEATS
- a CDS encoding Zn-ribbon domain-containing OB-fold protein, whose amino-acid sequence is MNFEAHSCPNGHVTYPRHTVCPKCGEEQTEIVDLTDEVGTVVTWTTSTATPPGVREPNHLAIVEFNLGETNVRALGQTTDPVETGDQVTPVFCKELRDPGAGIREKESQDWDGYRFSPV
- a CDS encoding IS5 family transposase, producing the protein MSRWRPLPKSRLLRFVEEAFQLAQRAVARYSSKFSKKRYTLHQHIVLLCLKVRKDTTYRTLLDELIEMPRIRSAINLTELPAPSTLCKAFDRLDMAVWRVLLNLSVSLLPTNGVAGIDASEFDRTHASKHYTKRAKLTIQQLKVTLLVDTRTNAIVDLHITTTRKHDTQIAPSLINRNTAKIDVLLGDKGYDDQQIRAMARQNGIRPLIKHREFSSLQKAWNARLDTELYGQRSQSETVNSRLKRKYDSFVRSRCWWKQFREQILACIVHNLDRAL
- a CDS encoding IS6 family transposase — encoded protein: MAKIDRLNGCSDWIDLSFVERERTPRRLMELGIRLHLAGLSLSNTVRELEKSGVERSRKAVHDWVQKADLQPTTDANPNHVALDETVIRIDDHQYWLYAAVDPETNRILHIRLFSTTTTALTERFLRELIEKHDVENAVFLVDGAQHLQTALRRHRLRFRYEKQGNRNAVERIFREIKRRTSSFSNCFSHAKPSTAESWLQAFAVWQNATN
- a CDS encoding PH domain-containing protein, translated to MRYEDRYRYSHPIPLSSSEDHIVGYHLWEAYLRRNYGWKRDYYCPKLILSDQRLVHFKKGVFNDVHQSYNLDKISSVTYEENFRSSKIEIEEDQINNQFKMYNGHANELVRLMSE
- a CDS encoding acyl-CoA dehydrogenase; this encodes MKDGSGNLDFGDSDSSEEEESTESKPPGGPIDDSQPDRGRSGSSSIRSESKPDQPGTSSTSTNESEQDKHKYPYFVRRSKVLDERDERIEAHLREVVTDQESDFRSELADELETNGNIPKSDAREFALLYAFENPEGVAELMREEGFGELE
- a CDS encoding ParA family protein, with protein sequence MITVVVYSESGGTFKTTTTANLAVSLVRMGLDVCVIDLDPQEGNLTSLFNVGEHRSDPEADNLVKHILEMPDGDFEDLIETSDEGVDVIPSHDMLGDFTSNLEQKIAYETGMKNMSKEEFPRFELLYDLLWNEQELHEDYDAVLIDPNARAEDLLYNSIYAMRTLVAPVKPAGKGNLSLDGLDELVGNMERKLDIEVGLSCVVPSGVGQTNAHQQYSKQFKNTDEFATPIAIPDRESLMDTMWEARGSAYKVLEERWKTFEEDGEMVSSPGERSVRDRELETIRDIHELGVFVATDTFDAQINPELVLDIQGRGEERFDFRDATETEVASQ